A single Lactuca sativa cultivar Salinas chromosome 8, Lsat_Salinas_v11, whole genome shotgun sequence DNA region contains:
- the LOC111889331 gene encoding alkane hydroxylase MAH1 — protein MTLLEALAILILICLTFLVFHYKPQNLKSLIKRICLPLGMIPGTITKLHRLHNTLTRILNRRGGTFKWKGHWFANMDMLITTDPLDIHHVLSKNFPNYPKGPKYRKLFDIFGDGIINIDGHLWEIHRKTIMSLFRQPNFQSVFEAVVWNKVETALLPVLESISKTGMEIDLQEIFQRFTFDTICKVLLEYDPQSLSLNFPYIPCEKAWVDITDGMLYRHLLPPIIWKLQRLLRMGNEKKLSDAYNAVYHFVDKCLVRIQHESINMESEHVHESFGLVTSLVTEFKSQSGNFGYPPKNFVRDTIVTLLGAGRDTTSTTLSWFFYLVAKNPIVEEKIREEIQTFLEMKVDDQKNWNSKEVGKLVYLHGALCEALRLYPAVPFNHKTPLQPEILPSGHHVTQNTRIILYYYGMGRMEKIWGKDCTEFKPERWISEKGGIKHEPSYKFVAFSGGPRTCLGKDMSFTQLKIVASTIIYHYHIELVEGHPVIPSASMVLLMKHGLKVRLTKISI, from the coding sequence ATGACTCTCCTTGAAGCTTTGGCCATTCTCATTCTCATATGCCTTacctttttagtttttcattATAAACCTCAAAACCTAAAAAGTCTTATCAAAAGAATCTGTCTGCCTCTTGGTATGATACCTGGAACCATCACAAAGTTGCACCGACTCCATAATACACTCACAAGGATTCTGAATCGTCGTGGAGGTACTTTCAAGTGGAAAGGCCATTGGTTTGCCAACATGGATATGCTTATCACCACAGACCCATTAGACATTCACCATGTTTTGAGCAAAAACTTTCCTAAttatccaaaaggcccaaaataCCGTAAATTGTTTGACATTTTTGGAGATGGAATCATTAATATCGACGGACATCTATGGGAAATTCACCGCAAAACCATCATGTCGCTCTTTAGGCAACCCAACTTTCAAAGTGTTTTTGAAGCAGTTGTCTGGAATAAAGTGGAAACAGCGCTTTTGCCGGTATTAGAGTCTATATCCAAAACAGGCATGGAAATCGACTTGCAGGAAATATTTCAAAGGTTCACTTTTGACACTATATGCAAGGTGCTCTTAGAATATGACCCGCAAAGCTTGTCTCTCAACTTTCCTTACATTCCGTGTGAGAAAGCCTGGGTAGATATTACAGACGGCATGTTGTACAGGCATCTTTTGCCCCCCATCATTTGGAAATTACAACGATTACTGAGGATGGGGAATGAGAAAAAGTTGAGTGACGCATACAATGCAGTTTATCACTTCGTAGACAAGTGCTTAGTTAGAATACAACATGAGTCCATTAACATGGAAAGCGAACATGTTCATGAAAGTTTTGGATTAGTGACATCCCTGGTAACAGAATTCAAAAGCCAAAGCGGCAATTTTGGATATCCTCCCAAAAACTTTGTAAGGGATACCATAGTGACCCTCTTGGGTGCAGGGAGAGATACAACTAGCACAACTCTCTCATGGTTTTTCTATCTCGTTGCAAAAAATCCAATCGTAGAGGAAAAGATCCGAGAGGAGATTCAGACGTTTCTGGAGATGAAAGTAGATGATCAGAAGAACTGGAATTCTAAAGAGGTAGGAAAACTGGTTTATCTTCATGGGGCTCTATGCGAAGCCTTAAGGCTTTACCCTGCTGTTCCTTTTAACCACAAAACTCCATTACAGCCAGAAATCCTTCCAAGTGGCCACCACGTTACTCAAAACACCAGGATTATTCTATATTACTATGGCATGGGAAGGATGGAAAAGATATGGGGTAAGGATTGTACGGAATTTAAGCCTGAAAGATGGATTTCAGAGAAAGGAGGTATCAAACATGAGCCATCTTACAAGTTCGTGGCATTTAGTGGTGGGCCCAGGACATGCTTAGGTAAGGACATGAGTTTCACTCAACTAAAGATAGTGGCATCTACAATCATTTATCATTATCACATTGAGCTGGTAGAAGGTCACCCAGTTATTCCTAGCGCTTCCATGGTACTTCTGATGAAGCATGGCCTAAAGGTGAGGTTAACCAAAATAAGTATTTGA